In the genome of Sporocytophaga myxococcoides, the window AAATATCGAATCATCCAAGATAAGAATTACGAATCTGACTTTGATAAAGAAATAAAAAAAATTAAAGGAAAAGAATAAAGCACGACCTGGCTGATCAAGTTAAGGAAAGTGCAGTACTTCTAAATCCTGCACCTTTTGTTTATTTTTAAAGGTGTGCAGGTTTCGGTGCAGGCGGATACTTTGACACTTTAAATCCCGGTACATTTCATACGCTCACCGTTAAGCTTATTTGAGACAATCGACCCCCCCGAAATCTCACATAGATAAATTCAATTGTAAAAAAGAATCAGAAATGACAGACGAAAAATTGCTAAAGAAACTTGGTGAACGAATAAATCAATTAAGGCAGGAACAAGAAATGCCTTTTCAGGATCTGGTCCATAAAACAGGAATAGACAAAGGTAACCTTGTAAAGCTCACATCAACCGGATCCAATATAACACTTACTACATTTTTAAAAATATCCAGAGGTTTAAATACACCTATTGCTGATTTTTTTGACTTTGAATATGGAATAAAAAATATGGGTTGAAGGAAATGAATTGGGGAATGCTTGCTCTTCCATTTAAAGTTAAAAATTTGTTAGATTAGGGGTATAAGAAAAACCATATGGCCGTTTATTCAAATGTTAGCGGCAACCATAACAGACAATAAAACATGGCATACACATCACCATTATTTCAGAGTTCATTTGATCTCTTTTCACATTCGATAGAGCATTTTAATAGAGGAACTGAAAGAGACAGGAAATTTGTAATTCTGCATTTGGCTAATGCTGTTGAATT includes:
- a CDS encoding helix-turn-helix domain-containing protein, whose amino-acid sequence is MTDEKLLKKLGERINQLRQEQEMPFQDLVHKTGIDKGNLVKLTSTGSNITLTTFLKISRGLNTPIADFFDFEYGIKNMG